In Eschrichtius robustus isolate mEscRob2 chromosome 11, mEscRob2.pri, whole genome shotgun sequence, the following proteins share a genomic window:
- the SMPD1 gene encoding sphingomyelin phosphodiesterase isoform X1 → MPRHGVSSGQGRPSSGREQTLDRSLGAPSLRLLWMGLALALALPDSQVLWAPAGAHPLPAQGHPAKFIRLAPQLREAFSWWNLTCPACKGLFTAIDIRLRHEDSVARVGSMAIKMCTLLKIAPPAVCQSAVQLFQDDVVEVWTRSVLSPSEACGLLLGSSCGHWDIFSSWNISLPAVPKPSPQPPVPPAPGSPVSRVLFLTDLHWDHDYLEGTDPDCENPLCCRQDSGPPPASRPGAGYWGEYSKCDLPLRTLESLLRGLGPAGPFDMVYWTGDIPAHNIWQQSRQDQLRALTTVTDLVRKFLGPVPVYPAVGNHESTPVNGFPPPFIEGNKSSHWLYEAMAKAWEPWLPAEALRTLRIGGYYALSPRPGLRLISLNMNFCSRENFWLFINSTDPAGELQWLVGELQASEDRGDKVHIIGHIPPGRCLKSWSWNYYRIVERYENTLAGQFFGHTHVDEFEVFYDEETLSRPLSVAFLAPSATTYISLNPGYRVYQIDGNYSGSSHLVLDHETYILNLTQANQPGATPHWKLLYRARETYGLPNVLPAAWHDLVYRMRSDTQLFQTFWFLYHKGHPPSEPCGTPCRLATLCAQLSARSDSPALCRHLAPDANLPPVQSLRPRPPLC, encoded by the exons ATGCCCCGCCACGGAGTGTCTTCCGGCCAGGGCCGCCCCAGCTCGGGCCGGGAGCAGACACTGGACAGGTCCTTGGGGGCCCCCAGCCTGAGGCTCCTGTGGATGGGCTTGGCGCTGGCGCTGGCCCTGCCCGACTCCCAGGTTCTCTGGGCCCCTGCCGGGGCCCACCCTCTTCCCGCCCAAGGCCATCCCGCCAAGTTCATTCGCCTAGCGCCCCAGCTCCGGGAAGCCTTTAGCTGGTGGAACCTTACCTGCCCCGCCTGCAAAGGACTGTTCACCGCCATCGACATCAGGCTGCGG CACGAGGACAGCGTGGCCCGGGTGGGCTCCATGGCCATCAAGATGTGCACGCTGCTGAAAATCGCACCGCCTGCTGTGTGCCAATCAGCTGTCCAGCTCTTTCAGGACGACGTGGTGGAGGTGTGGACGCGCTCGGTGCTGAGCCCGTCCGAGGCCTGTGGTCTGCTCCTGGGCTCCTCCTGTGGACACTGGGATATCTTCTCATCTTGGAACATCTCTTTGCCGGCTGTGCCAAAGCCATCCCCCCAGCCGCCCGTGCCCCCGGCCCCAGGCTCCCCCGTCAGCCGCGTCCTCTTCCTCACCGACCTGCACTGGGACCACGACTACCTGGAGGGCACAGACCCCGACTGTGAGAACCCGCTGTGTTGCCGCCAGGATTCCGGCCCACCGCCTGCCTCCCGGCCCGGTGCTGGATACTGGGGCGAGTACAGCAAGTGCGACCTGCCCCTGCGGACCCTGGAGAGCCTGTTGCGTGGCCTGGGCCCCGCCGGCCCTTTTGATATGGTGTACTGGACGGGCGATATCCCTGCCCACAACATCTGGCAGCAGTCTCGTCAGGACCAGCTGCGGGCCCTGACCACCGTCACAGACCTTGTGAGGAAGTTCTTGGGGCCAGTGCCTGTGTACCCTGCTGTGGGCAACCACGAGAGCACACCCGTCAATGGCTTCCCTCCCCCCTTCATAGAGGGCAACAAGTCTTCGCACTGGCTCTATGAGGCGATGGCCAAGGCCTGGGAGCCCTGGCTGCCTGCTGAAGCCCTTCGCACCCTCAG AATTGGGGGGTACTATGCACTTTCCCCACGCCCCGGCCTCCGCCTCATCTCTCTCAATATGAATTTTTGTTCCCGTGAGAACTTCTGGCTCTTCATCAACTCCACAGATCCTGCTGGAGAGCTCCAGTGGCTGGTGGGGGAGCTTCAGGCCTCTGAGGACCGAGGAGACAAA GTGCATATAATTGGCCACATTCCCCCAGGGCGCTGCCTGAAGAGCTGGAGCTGGAATTATTACCGAATCGTGGAGAG GTATGAGAACACCTTGGCTGGTCAGTTCTTTGGCCACACCCACGTGGATGAGTTTGAGGTCTTCTATGACGAGGAGACCCTAAGCCGGCCACTATCTGTAGCCTTCCTGGCGCCCAGTGCCACCACTTACATCAGCCTCAATCCTG GGTACCGTGTCTACCAAATAGATGGCAACTACTCCGGGAGCTCTCACCTGGTCCTGGACCACGAGACCTACATCCTGAACCTGACGCAGGCGAATCAGCCCGGAGCCACACCGCACTGGAAGCTCCTCTACAGGGCTCGGGAAACCTATGGGCTGCCCAACGTGCTGCCCGCCGCCTGGCACGACCTGGTGTATCGCATGCGGAGCGACACGCAGCTTTTCCAGACCTTCTGGTTTCTCTACCATAAGGGCCACCCGCCCTCAGAGCCCTGTGGCACACCCTGCCGCCTCGCTACTCTGTGCGCCCAGCTCTCCGCCAGGTCAGACAGCCCTGCTCTGTGTCGCCACCTGGCGCCGGACGCAAACCTCCCTCCTGTCCAGAGCCTGCGGCCAAGGCCACCATTATGCTAA
- the SMPD1 gene encoding sphingomyelin phosphodiesterase isoform X2 yields MPRHGVSSGQGRPSSGREQTLDRSLGAPSLRLLWMGLALALALPDSQVLWAPAGAHPLPAQGHPAKFIRLAPQLREAFSWWNLTCPACKGLFTAIDIRLRHEDSVARVGSMAIKMCTLLKIAPPAVCQSAVQLFQDDVVEVWTRSVLSPSEACGLLLGSSCGHWDIFSSWNISLPAVPKPSPQPPVPPAPGSPVSRVLFLTDLHWDHDYLEGTDPDCENPLCCRQDSGPPPASRPGAGYWGEYSKCDLPLRTLESLLRGLGPAGPFDMVYWTGDIPAHNIWQQSRQDQLRALTTVTDLVRKFLGPVPVYPAVGNHESTPVNGFPPPFIEGNKSSHWLYEAMAKAWEPWLPAEALRTLRIGGYYALSPRPGLRLISLNMNFCSRENFWLFINSTDPAGELQWLVGELQASEDRGDKVHIIGHIPPGRCLKSWSWNYYRIVERVPCLPNRWQLLRELSPGPGPRDLHPEPDAGESARSHTALEAPLQGSGNLWAAQRAARRLARPGVSHAERHAAFPDLLVSLP; encoded by the exons ATGCCCCGCCACGGAGTGTCTTCCGGCCAGGGCCGCCCCAGCTCGGGCCGGGAGCAGACACTGGACAGGTCCTTGGGGGCCCCCAGCCTGAGGCTCCTGTGGATGGGCTTGGCGCTGGCGCTGGCCCTGCCCGACTCCCAGGTTCTCTGGGCCCCTGCCGGGGCCCACCCTCTTCCCGCCCAAGGCCATCCCGCCAAGTTCATTCGCCTAGCGCCCCAGCTCCGGGAAGCCTTTAGCTGGTGGAACCTTACCTGCCCCGCCTGCAAAGGACTGTTCACCGCCATCGACATCAGGCTGCGG CACGAGGACAGCGTGGCCCGGGTGGGCTCCATGGCCATCAAGATGTGCACGCTGCTGAAAATCGCACCGCCTGCTGTGTGCCAATCAGCTGTCCAGCTCTTTCAGGACGACGTGGTGGAGGTGTGGACGCGCTCGGTGCTGAGCCCGTCCGAGGCCTGTGGTCTGCTCCTGGGCTCCTCCTGTGGACACTGGGATATCTTCTCATCTTGGAACATCTCTTTGCCGGCTGTGCCAAAGCCATCCCCCCAGCCGCCCGTGCCCCCGGCCCCAGGCTCCCCCGTCAGCCGCGTCCTCTTCCTCACCGACCTGCACTGGGACCACGACTACCTGGAGGGCACAGACCCCGACTGTGAGAACCCGCTGTGTTGCCGCCAGGATTCCGGCCCACCGCCTGCCTCCCGGCCCGGTGCTGGATACTGGGGCGAGTACAGCAAGTGCGACCTGCCCCTGCGGACCCTGGAGAGCCTGTTGCGTGGCCTGGGCCCCGCCGGCCCTTTTGATATGGTGTACTGGACGGGCGATATCCCTGCCCACAACATCTGGCAGCAGTCTCGTCAGGACCAGCTGCGGGCCCTGACCACCGTCACAGACCTTGTGAGGAAGTTCTTGGGGCCAGTGCCTGTGTACCCTGCTGTGGGCAACCACGAGAGCACACCCGTCAATGGCTTCCCTCCCCCCTTCATAGAGGGCAACAAGTCTTCGCACTGGCTCTATGAGGCGATGGCCAAGGCCTGGGAGCCCTGGCTGCCTGCTGAAGCCCTTCGCACCCTCAG AATTGGGGGGTACTATGCACTTTCCCCACGCCCCGGCCTCCGCCTCATCTCTCTCAATATGAATTTTTGTTCCCGTGAGAACTTCTGGCTCTTCATCAACTCCACAGATCCTGCTGGAGAGCTCCAGTGGCTGGTGGGGGAGCTTCAGGCCTCTGAGGACCGAGGAGACAAA GTGCATATAATTGGCCACATTCCCCCAGGGCGCTGCCTGAAGAGCTGGAGCTGGAATTATTACCGAATCGTGGAGAG GGTACCGTGTCTACCAAATAGATGGCAACTACTCCGGGAGCTCTCACCTGGTCCTGGACCACGAGACCTACATCCTGAACCTGACGCAGGCGAATCAGCCCGGAGCCACACCGCACTGGAAGCTCCTCTACAGGGCTCGGGAAACCTATGGGCTGCCCAACGTGCTGCCCGCCGCCTGGCACGACCTGGTGTATCGCATGCGGAGCGACACGCAGCTTTTCCAGACCTTCTGGTTTCTCTACCATAA